CCGCTGCACAATTTGTCTCAGACCAACATCGGATCGCTTCGAAAAAGGTTGGGCTTCATCTTCCAAGCCCACAACCTGTTCGGTTCGCTGACGGCCATGCAAAACGTTCGCATGGCTCTGGAACTGCAACCCAACCGCTCGTCTCGCCGCGAAGAAAACGAGCGGTGTGCGAAAATGTTGACCGAAGTGGGACTTGGAGACCGCATTCAATACAAACCCAGCGGATTGTCGGGCGGACAGAAACAACGGGTCGCGGTCGCACGAGGCCTCGTTCACCAGCCAGATATTTTGTTGGCTGACGAACCGACCGCTGCACTCGATGAAGAATCGGGGCGTGCCGTCGTGACGCTGTTTCAGCGAGAGGCCCGCGAACGAGGCGTGGCAATCGTGATCGTGACGCACGACAACCGGATCTTGGATGTCGCCGATCGAATCGTGAAGATGGACTTCGGTAAAATTGCTCGCGACACCAATCTGAACGAAGCTGCCGTGCTCGGCGAGATGTTGTCTCAGTGCAGCGTGTTCTCCGGCGTCGCGATTAGCACTTTAACCGAATTGTCACGCAGCATGACGCGGACGGAGCATGGTCCTGGCGATCGAATTGTGACTTATGGCGATGTTGGCGATCGTTTCTACCTGATTCGCGAGGGCAATGTTTCGATCAAACAGCCCACCCAGCCCGGTGGCGGCGAATTTCGTGAGGTGGCCCAGTTGGGCGAAGGAGCCTACTTCGGCGAAACCGCTTTGCTGACCGGAGAACCTCGCAACGCTCACGTGGACGCCACCACGGAAACGGTCACTTACAGCCTCGACGCCCCCACCTTTTCGGACGTCATGAGTCAACGCAAATCCATCGACGAAGAAGTGCGCAGCTCGCTCTTTGCAGAGTGATCTGGTGTAAGTGAAGCCGTTTCGAACTCTCGAACGCTTCCGAGCCATGCCGACTGATCCGTCTCCGTTCGATCAGTCGACCGATGCCAACCGTCGCCGATCAGAAGCCACGTTCACGAGGATCGGTCAATCCATCGGCCAATCGACGCAGGGCTTCGGTTTCGATTTGACGAACACGTTCCCGAGTCAATCCGAGTTCCGCACCGATTTCTTTCAGCGTCATCGGCTCGACACCGCCCAATCCAAAACGCAGTTTCAAAACCGTCGATTCACGTTCTTCCAAATCACCGAGCAGGCTCATCGCGTGTTTGAGGATGTCGTGGTCCAGCATTTCCTCGTCGGGTGCCTTCAACCGTTCGTCTTGCACCATGTCGCCGAGTGACCAACCCGCTTCGGTTTGATCGCTTTGTGGCGTCGAGTTGTTGATCTTGATCGCCTTGCGAATGATCGGCAACTTCTTCTTGGGCAGACCCAACACGCGAGCGACTTCTTCGTTGGTTGGCGTGCGGCCCAGTTCTTCGTTCAGCCGCGCGGTCGCTCGACGCCATTTGCTCAGCAACTCGACCATGTACGCGGGAATGCGGATGGTCTTGGCGGAGTTGATCAACGCTCGTTTGATCGACTGCTTGATCCAGTAACTCGCATAGGTGCTGAAACGAGTTCCATGAATCGGGTCGAAACCTTCGACCGCTCGCAACAATCCCAGGTTGCCCTCTTCGATCAAATCCTGAAGCCCGAGCCCTTTGCCCGTGTAGCCACGAGAAATGTTGACGACCAATCGCAGATTCGCCCGAACCATTTGGTCGCGAGCCATCACATCACCTTGAGCGATGCGGGCCGCGAGTTCGAGTTCTTCGTCGGCGGACAGCAACGGCGTTTCGTTGATTTCGCGAAGGTAGGTTTCCAGCGGCGATTGAGCAGCTTCACTTCGTCGTGTCGGCGTT
This genomic window from Rhodopirellula bahusiensis contains:
- a CDS encoding ATP-binding cassette domain-containing protein; amino-acid sequence: MKLPFRNDNRLGQNGARPSASRGITPEIALDGSAAIDVRGVNHYYGTGDARKQVLHDNHLQVQPGEIVIMTGQSGSGKTTLLTLIGTLRRVQEGQLNVLGQPLHNLSQTNIGSLRKRLGFIFQAHNLFGSLTAMQNVRMALELQPNRSSRREENERCAKMLTEVGLGDRIQYKPSGLSGGQKQRVAVARGLVHQPDILLADEPTAALDEESGRAVVTLFQREARERGVAIVIVTHDNRILDVADRIVKMDFGKIARDTNLNEAAVLGEMLSQCSVFSGVAISTLTELSRSMTRTEHGPGDRIVTYGDVGDRFYLIREGNVSIKQPTQPGGGEFREVAQLGEGAYFGETALLTGEPRNAHVDATTETVTYSLDAPTFSDVMSQRKSIDEEVRSSLFAE
- a CDS encoding sigma-70 family RNA polymerase sigma factor, which codes for MHRLLICRNHLPFPTGSPPMTFSESLEQDELSLLKKSRRKTPTRRSEAAQSPLETYLREINETPLLSADEELELAARIAQGDVMARDQMVRANLRLVVNISRGYTGKGLGLQDLIEEGNLGLLRAVEGFDPIHGTRFSTYASYWIKQSIKRALINSAKTIRIPAYMVELLSKWRRATARLNEELGRTPTNEEVARVLGLPKKKLPIIRKAIKINNSTPQSDQTEAGWSLGDMVQDERLKAPDEEMLDHDILKHAMSLLGDLEERESTVLKLRFGLGGVEPMTLKEIGAELGLTRERVRQIETEALRRLADGLTDPRERGF